A genomic window from Polaribacter gangjinensis includes:
- a CDS encoding YqaE/Pmp3 family membrane protein — translation MSFFRVLLAILFPPFSVIDKGCGSFFIIFLLTLCGWIPGVIGALIILNNPKK, via the coding sequence ATGAGTTTTTTTAGGGTATTATTAGCTATTTTATTTCCACCATTTTCTGTCATTGATAAAGGTTGTGGCTCTTTTTTCATCATTTTTTTATTGACTTTATGTGGCTGGATTCCTGGAGTTATTGGAGCTTTGATAATTTTAAATAATCCAAAGAAATAG
- a CDS encoding tRNA-binding protein, with amino-acid sequence MKPIISFEDFEKVDIRIGTIIEVNDFPKAKKPAYQLTIDFGELGIKKSSAQITQLYAKESLLNRQVTAIINFKPRQIANFISEVLVLGVYNESENVVLLKASEFIKNGEFVK; translated from the coding sequence ATGAAACCAATCATTTCTTTCGAAGATTTTGAAAAAGTAGATATCAGAATTGGAACAATTATCGAAGTCAATGATTTTCCAAAAGCCAAAAAACCTGCATATCAATTGACGATTGATTTTGGCGAATTAGGCATCAAAAAATCGAGTGCTCAAATCACTCAATTGTATGCTAAAGAATCTTTACTAAACAGGCAAGTTACTGCTATTATCAATTTTAAACCAAGACAAATTGCCAATTTTATTAGTGAAGTTTTGGTGTTAGGTGTTTATAATGAATCTGAAAATGTAGTTTTATTAAAAGCTTCTGAATTCATAAAAAATGGAGAGTTTGTTAAATAA
- a CDS encoding DUF962 domain-containing protein, which yields MKTAQDFFDEYAVSHQNETNIAIHYVCVPLIFFSVIGLLMSIPTTFLENLLGLYNPLLENWAIVVGLIISIFYFRLGFWYFVQMLFVILISVVLNFWLSNVTNLLYASLSIFVLAWIGQFYGHKVEGAKPSFLKDLQFLLIGPLWVIQKIGTKK from the coding sequence ATGAAAACCGCCCAAGATTTTTTTGACGAATACGCAGTCAGTCATCAAAACGAAACCAATATTGCCATTCATTATGTTTGTGTGCCGCTGATATTTTTTAGTGTCATTGGTTTATTAATGTCAATCCCAACTACTTTTTTAGAAAATTTATTGGGTTTGTACAATCCGTTGTTGGAAAATTGGGCAATTGTAGTTGGATTAATTATATCCATATTCTATTTTAGATTAGGATTTTGGTATTTTGTACAAATGCTATTTGTCATTTTAATTTCTGTAGTGCTCAATTTTTGGTTGAGCAATGTTACAAACTTGTTGTATGCTTCTTTATCAATCTTTGTTTTAGCTTGGATTGGACAATTTTATGGACATAAAGTTGAGGGTGCAAAACCATCATTTTTGAAAGATTTACAATTTTTATTGATTGGTCCATTGTGGGTAATTCAAAAAATTGGCACTAAAAAATAA
- a CDS encoding succinylglutamate desuccinylase/aspartoacylase family protein — protein MSSKPFILLGKEIPKGKTTVLDLEVAKLHTRTTVKVPIIVERAKKSGPVVLLLAGLHGDEVNGVAIIREIIAQKINKPNKGTIICIPVFNIFGYLIQTREFPDGRDLNRVFPGSPNGSLASQFAYQFIENIAPFVDYVIDFHTGGGDKENIAQIRCHESEAETMKLAEIFNPPFIIHSDYIAKSLRETLNKMKKTVLLFEGGKSKNFDPKIISHGVRGTKNILTHLGLIEGTTEKTVDPIHLKKTKWLRAPYSGMFKLNVKNGTFVKKREVLAVILDPFGDFKKKVYAPFDGYIFCINKTPIVNKGDALFHMSNEDENED, from the coding sequence ATGTCGAGTAAACCGTTTATTTTATTAGGTAAAGAAATTCCAAAAGGCAAAACCACTGTTTTAGATTTAGAAGTCGCCAAATTACATACTAGAACCACCGTAAAAGTTCCCATAATTGTAGAAAGAGCTAAAAAAAGCGGTCCTGTTGTATTGTTATTAGCAGGTTTACATGGAGATGAAGTAAATGGAGTTGCCATCATCAGAGAAATTATTGCTCAAAAAATAAATAAACCAAACAAAGGAACCATTATTTGTATTCCTGTTTTTAACATTTTTGGATACCTTATTCAGACTCGCGAATTTCCTGACGGAAGAGATTTAAACAGAGTTTTTCCTGGTTCACCAAACGGATCTTTGGCAAGCCAATTTGCCTATCAATTCATTGAAAACATTGCACCTTTTGTAGATTACGTAATTGATTTTCATACAGGTGGTGGTGATAAAGAAAATATAGCACAAATTCGTTGTCATGAAAGTGAAGCTGAAACCATGAAATTGGCTGAAATTTTCAATCCTCCTTTCATCATTCATTCTGATTATATTGCTAAATCTCTCCGTGAAACTTTAAACAAAATGAAAAAAACTGTTTTGTTGTTTGAAGGTGGAAAATCTAAAAATTTTGATCCAAAAATCATCTCCCATGGTGTTAGAGGCACCAAAAACATCTTAACTCATTTGGGTTTAATTGAAGGAACTACCGAAAAAACTGTTGATCCCATTCACTTAAAAAAGACAAAATGGTTAAGAGCACCTTATTCAGGAATGTTTAAACTGAATGTAAAAAACGGAACTTTTGTTAAAAAGAGAGAGGTTTTAGCAGTGATTTTAGATCCTTTTGGAGATTTTAAAAAGAAAGTTTACGCACCTTTTGATGGATATATTTTTTGCATCAATAAAACCCCTATTGTAAATAAAGGTGATGCTTTGTTTCATATGAGTAATGAAGATGAAAATGAAGATTAA
- the rimK gene encoding 30S ribosomal protein S6--L-glutamate ligase, translated as MKIVILSRNPKLYSTRRLVEAAEKRKHEVLVVDHLKCNIEIEKRAPKIFYKGEYLENVDAIIPRIGASVTFYGTAVVRQFEMMKVVTCVSSQALTRSRDKLSSLQILARAGVGLPKTVFTNYTKDVSHLVKSVGGAPLVLKLLEGTQGLGVVLAETKNAATSVLEAFNGLGARVIAQEFVKEAGGADIRAFVVDGKVVGAMKRQGKEGEFRSNLHRGGNATVIELTDEEEKTALKAVKAMGLGVAGVDMLQSSKGPLVLEVNSSPGLEGIERVTGKNIAKEIIRYLEIHVE; from the coding sequence ATGAAAATAGTCATATTATCAAGAAATCCAAAATTGTATTCTACCCGAAGATTGGTTGAAGCTGCCGAAAAAAGAAAACATGAAGTTCTTGTCGTAGATCATTTAAAATGCAATATCGAAATTGAAAAAAGAGCACCAAAAATATTTTACAAAGGTGAATATTTAGAAAATGTTGATGCAATTATTCCCAGAATTGGTGCATCAGTAACGTTTTATGGAACTGCTGTAGTACGTCAATTTGAGATGATGAAAGTAGTTACTTGCGTTTCATCTCAAGCATTAACTCGATCTAGAGACAAACTAAGTAGTTTGCAAATTTTAGCAAGAGCTGGAGTTGGCTTACCAAAAACTGTATTTACTAATTATACAAAAGATGTATCGCATTTGGTAAAATCTGTTGGTGGAGCTCCTTTGGTTTTAAAATTATTAGAAGGAACTCAAGGTTTGGGAGTAGTTTTGGCTGAAACTAAAAATGCAGCAACTTCAGTTTTGGAAGCATTTAATGGTTTAGGAGCAAGAGTTATTGCACAAGAATTTGTAAAAGAAGCTGGTGGTGCAGATATCAGGGCTTTTGTTGTTGACGGAAAAGTAGTTGGCGCAATGAAAAGACAAGGAAAAGAAGGTGAATTTCGCTCTAACTTACACAGAGGTGGAAATGCCACAGTAATTGAATTGACTGATGAAGAAGAAAAAACGGCTCTGAAAGCTGTAAAAGCAATGGGATTGGGTGTTGCTGGTGTTGATATGTTGCAATCTTCTAAAGGTCCATTAGTTTTAGAAGTAAATTCATCTCCAGGATTAGAAGGAATTGAGCGAGTAACAGGAAAAAATATTGCTAAAGAAATTATCAGATATTTAGAAATTCATGTCGAGTAA
- a CDS encoding ATP-dependent zinc protease, with amino-acid sequence MKITIGRFDKADFKEFSLFDIDVKIDSGAYTSSIHCSNIEEITINNENHIKFTLLDSQHPFYNNKEYSTKNFAMKLVKSSNGITQKRYLIQTEIFIFNTSFPIHLTLSERRDMKFPVLLGRKFLNKRFVIDTSRTNISHKQKNNLI; translated from the coding sequence ATGAAAATAACTATTGGCCGTTTTGATAAAGCCGATTTTAAAGAGTTTTCGCTCTTTGATATTGATGTAAAAATAGATTCAGGAGCATATACTTCCTCTATACATTGCTCTAACATAGAAGAAATCACCATTAACAATGAAAATCACATTAAATTTACGCTATTAGACTCTCAACATCCTTTTTATAATAACAAAGAATATAGTACTAAGAACTTTGCTATGAAATTGGTAAAAAGTTCTAACGGAATTACTCAAAAAAGATATTTAATTCAAACTGAAATTTTTATATTTAACACTTCTTTTCCTATTCATTTAACATTGAGTGAACGAAGAGATATGAAATTTCCAGTATTATTGGGTAGAAAATTTTTAAACAAACGTTTTGTGATTGATACCTCAAGAACAAATATTTCTCACAAACAAAAAAATAATCTCATATGA
- a CDS encoding NAD(P)/FAD-dependent oxidoreductase translates to MIQEIQFRVNLIEERKEDILLYKSASALEIEKSEISAVKILRKSIDARKKEIFFNYKVAVYIKETPENSSYIFDYKDVSNAKEVHIVGFGPAGMFAALRCIELGFKPIVLERGKKVQERRRDIRAINQDHIVDENSNYCFGEGGAGTYSDGKLYTRSLKRGDVRRIFENLVYHGATEQILIDAHPHIGTNKLPKIVEKIRETILNFGGEIHFETQVTDLVIKNNEIKAIQLQNGNEMTVNAVILATGHSARDIYELLHKKEISLKAKSFAMGVRVEHPQEIIDQIQYHCKGERDELLPAAAYSLVHQINERGVYSFCMCPGGFIVPAATAEGEVVVNGMSPSKRNNKFANSGIVVEIDTERDLHKYEKFGALKGLEYQKDLEKLAFLAGGRTQTAPAQRLVDFVEGKFSTILNDCSYQPGLKSAPLHSLLPKHIGSRLRKGFDAFGKKMHGYYTNEANIVGVESRTSSPVNIPRNEDLEHPQIKGLFPCGEGGGYAGGIVSAAMDGERCAEAAISKI, encoded by the coding sequence ATGATTCAAGAAATTCAATTTCGAGTAAATTTAATTGAAGAACGAAAAGAAGATATTCTTTTGTACAAATCTGCTAGTGCTTTAGAAATCGAAAAAAGCGAAATCTCTGCTGTAAAAATTCTAAGAAAATCAATTGATGCTCGAAAAAAGGAAATTTTTTTCAATTATAAAGTAGCTGTTTATATCAAAGAAACTCCTGAAAACTCCTCTTATATTTTCGATTATAAAGATGTTTCGAATGCGAAAGAAGTCCATATTGTTGGTTTTGGTCCTGCAGGAATGTTTGCGGCATTGCGTTGTATAGAATTGGGTTTTAAACCTATTGTTTTAGAAAGGGGAAAAAAAGTACAAGAAAGACGAAGAGATATTCGCGCTATCAATCAAGATCATATTGTTGATGAAAATTCTAATTATTGTTTTGGTGAAGGTGGTGCAGGAACCTATTCTGATGGAAAATTATATACACGAAGTTTAAAAAGAGGTGATGTTCGTAGAATTTTTGAAAACTTAGTATATCATGGAGCTACTGAACAAATTTTAATTGATGCGCATCCACATATTGGTACCAATAAACTGCCAAAAATTGTAGAAAAAATTCGAGAAACGATTCTAAATTTTGGTGGAGAAATTCATTTTGAAACTCAAGTTACTGATCTAGTAATTAAAAATAACGAAATCAAAGCAATTCAATTGCAAAATGGTAATGAAATGACCGTTAATGCTGTTATTTTAGCAACAGGACATTCTGCTAGAGATATCTATGAATTATTACACAAAAAAGAAATTTCGTTAAAAGCAAAATCTTTTGCAATGGGCGTTCGTGTAGAACATCCTCAAGAAATTATCGACCAAATTCAATATCATTGTAAAGGAGAAAGAGATGAATTATTGCCTGCAGCTGCATACAGTTTGGTACATCAAATTAATGAAAGAGGTGTGTATTCTTTTTGCATGTGTCCAGGAGGTTTTATTGTTCCTGCTGCAACTGCTGAAGGTGAAGTTGTCGTAAATGGAATGTCACCAAGCAAGCGAAATAACAAATTTGCCAACTCAGGAATTGTAGTGGAAATTGATACTGAAAGAGACTTACACAAATATGAAAAATTTGGAGCCTTAAAAGGTTTAGAATATCAAAAGGATTTAGAAAAACTCGCATTTTTAGCAGGGGGAAGAACGCAAACTGCACCAGCTCAAAGATTGGTTGATTTTGTTGAAGGAAAATTTTCAACCATTTTAAATGACTGTTCTTATCAACCAGGATTGAAATCTGCACCTTTACATTCTTTATTACCAAAACACATTGGCAGTAGATTGCGAAAAGGATTTGATGCTTTTGGTAAAAAAATGCACGGATATTATACCAATGAAGCAAATATTGTTGGTGTAGAATCTAGGACCTCATCCCCTGTTAATATCCCGAGAAATGAAGATTTAGAGCATCCTCAAATCAAAGGTTTATTTCCCTGTGGTGAAGGTGGTGGTTATGCAGGTGGCATTGTTTCTGCAGCTATGGATGGTGAACGTTGCGCTGAAGCAGCCATTTCAAAAATCTAA
- a CDS encoding START-like domain-containing protein: MDKIKFELELPIHASPSMLYQYISTPSSLQEWFAEKVNSRGKIFSFIWDGIEEQAELVVKKTDERVRFKWLESDDDSYFEIKIQVHPLTNDVSLVITDFVDDEDEIEEAKQLWENQIEELKHVIGA; this comes from the coding sequence ATGGATAAAATAAAATTCGAATTAGAACTACCAATTCATGCTTCTCCAAGCATGTTGTATCAATACATTTCAACGCCTTCAAGTTTACAAGAATGGTTTGCTGAAAAAGTAAATTCACGAGGGAAAATTTTTAGTTTTATTTGGGATGGAATTGAAGAACAAGCTGAGCTTGTTGTAAAAAAGACTGATGAAAGAGTTCGATTTAAATGGCTAGAAAGTGATGATGATAGCTATTTTGAAATCAAAATTCAAGTTCATCCTCTAACGAACGATGTTTCTTTGGTAATCACAGATTTTGTAGATGATGAAGACGAAATTGAAGAGGCTAAGCAATTGTGGGAGAATCAAATAGAAGAATTAAAGCATGTTATTGGGGCATAA